CTCATCGTCCTTGCCGAGGTAGTTGCCTTCCAGCCGGACGCCGGACACCACGTAGCGCTCGCCCTCGCTGACGTTGATCGTGATGCTGATGTCCTGCTTGTTCGGCGAGATCGCGACCTGGGTGGAGTCGACCCGGAATTCCAGGTAGCCGCGCGCCAGGTAGTACGAGCGCAGGGTCTCCAGGTCGGCGTTGAGCTTGGCCCGGGAGTAGCGATCCGACTTGGTGTACCAGGACAGCCAGCCGGGGGTGTCGAGGTCGAACAGGCTGCGCAGCGTGGACTCACTGAAGGCCTGGTTGCCGACGATGCGGATCTCGCGGATCCGGGCGGGATCGCCCTCGGACACGGTGAAGGTCAGGTTCACCCGGTTGCGCTCGACCGGCGTCACGGTCGTCACCACTTCGGCGCCGTACAGGCTCTTGTTGATGTACTGGCGCTTCAGTTCCTGCTCGGCGCGGTCGGCCAGGCCCTGGTCGAAGGGGCGGCCTTCGGTCAGCCCGATCTCGCGCAGCGCCTTGCGCAGGTTGTCCTTGTCGAATTCATGGATGCCCGCGAAGTCGACGTCGGCCACCGTCGGACGTTCCTCCACGATGACCACGAGGATGTCGCCGCTGACTTCCAGCCGCACGTCCTTGAACAGCCCCAGCCCGAACAAGGCGCGGATTGCGGCCGAGCCTTTCTCGTCGTTGTACTGGTCGCCGATCCGGAAAGGCAGCGACGCGAAGATCGTGCCCGGCTCCACCCGCTGCAGCCCCTCGACGCGGATGTCGCGCACCGTGAACGGGTCCACCGCCCATGCGTTGGCCGCGAACGCCACTGCCGCCACGGCCGCAACGGTACGCACGCGAAAGCGCTTGATTTGTTTCTTCATTGATCAGGGTTCGGCCCGCATCGCTTCGAGGCGACGGCATGGGCGGCAGCTAGTTATTTCTTAGTTATCCAAAGAGACGAGAGACGTCGTTGAACAGCGCGATCGACATCATGAGCAGCAGCACCGCGACCCCGCCTCGCTGCAAGCGCTCCATCCAGGCGTCGGAGATGCTCCGGCCCGTGACGGCCTCATACATATAGTACATCAGGTGCCCCCCATCCAGCACTGGGAGAGGCAGCAGGTTCAGCACGCCCAGGCTCACGCTGATCAGGGCCAGGAACACCACGTACTGGGTCAGCCCCATGCTGGCCGACTTGCCCGCGTAGTCGGCGATGGTGAGCGGCCCGCTCAGGTTCTTGATCGAGGCCTGGCCGATCACCATCCGGCCCATCATGCGCAGCGTCATGACCGAGACCTCCCAGGTGCGGACGACGCCTTTCCACAGGCCCTCGACCGGGCCGTAGCGCACCACCGTGGTTTCCGGCGGCGCCCCGACGTAGGCGCCGATGCGCCCGACGACGGCCTGGCCCTCCGGCACGGCATCGGGCTGGACCTCGAGGTCCAGCACCTGGCCTTCGCGCCGCACGCGCCAGGTCTCGCGCGCGCCCTGCCCGTTCTTGACCGAGGCGCGAATGCGCTCGCGAAGCTGCATGCCGTCGGCCACGTCGACGCCGCCGACCGCCAGCACCAGGTCGCCCTTGCGCAAGCCCGCGCGCTGCGCCGCGCCCTTGTCCACCAGTTCGCCGATGAGCGGCGGGGTCCAGGGCCCGATCAGCCCGATCCGGCGAAAAAGCTGCGCGTCGGCTTCGCGCACCGGCAGCCGGCTGAGCGCGAGCACGGGCTGGCGCGAGCCGCCTTCGAGCTGCAGCCGCACGTCGCGGCCGTCCAGCGCGCCGCGGGTGATCAGCCAGCGCAGGTCCTCGAACGAGCGGACCGGCTGCATGGCATCGCCATCGAAGCCGGCGGCGCCCACGCGCTCGCCGCCGCGCAGCCCCGCCTGCTCGGCGATCGAGCCCGGCACCGGGCTGGCCAGGACGGCCATCGGCTCCTGTACCCCCCACCAGTTCACGCCGGCATAGAGCAGCACGGCCAGCAACAGGTTGGCCAGCGGGCCGGCGGCCACGATGGCCGCCCGCGACTTCAGCGGCTGGGTGTTGAAGGCCAGGTGGCGCTCTTCGGGGGGCACGTCGCCCTCGCGCTCGTCGAGCATCCGCACGTAGCCGCCCAGCGGAAAGGCTCCGATGACGAACTCGGTGTCCTGCCCGGGACGCTGCTTCCGGGGCTTGTAGCGGTACAGCGTCTTGCCGAAGCCCACGGAAAAGCGCAGCACCTTGACGCCGCACGCCACGGCCACGCGGTAGTGGCCGTACTCATGTACGGCGATCAGCAGCCCGAGCGCGACGATGAAGGCCAGGATGGTGGTGAGCAAGCGGGACTCCTTTGCTTGGCTCTTTACAGTATCACTCTCACTCGCCCAGCCTGCCGATGGCGGCGTGCGCGGCCTCTCGCGACAGCGCATCCAGCCCCAGCAGATCTTCCAGCGACTCCGGTTTGGAGGGGTGGACCGCCGACAAAGTTGCAAGGTTGACCCGGTGGATCTGGTCGAAGCGGATCCGGCGGTCGAGGAAGGCCGCCACTGCGACCTCGTTGGCCGCGTTCAGCACAGCGGTGGTGCCGGGCGGCGCGCGCAGCGCCTCCCAGGCCAGCGCCAGCCCGGGGAAACGCTCGGGGTGGCCGCGACTGTCCAGCGACTCGAAGCTCATGTCGGCCAGCGTGTGGAAGTCCAGCGCCGCGGCGCCGGACGCGACACGCTCGGGCCAGGACAGGCCGTAGGCGATCGGCACCCGCATGTCCGGCGTGCCGAGCTGCGCGACCACCGAGGTGTCGCGAAACTGGACCATCGAGTGGATCACGCTTTGCGGATGAATCACCACTTCCAGGCGCTCGGGCGGCAGGCCGAACAGGTAGCGCGCCTCGATCACCTCGAGCGCCTTGTTCATCATGGTGGCCGAGTCCACCGAAATCTTGCGGCCCATCACCCAGTTCGGGTGCGCGCAGGCCTCCTCGGGGGTCACGTGGCGCAGCGACGCTGGCTCGCGCGTGCGGAACGGCCCGCCCGACGCGGTCAGGATGATCTTGTCGACGCGCGCGTCCCAGGTGGCGGGATCCTCAGGGAGCGACTGGAAGATCGCCGAATGCTCGCTGTCGATGGGCAGCAGCTTGGCGCCGCCCTCGCGCACGGCCGCCAGGAACAGCTCGCCGCCGACGACCAGGGCCTCCTTGTTGGCCAGCAGCAGGCGCTTGCCGGCGCGCGCGGCCGCGATGCAGGACGCCAGCCCCGCCGCGCCCACGATGGCCGCCATCACGCTGTGCACGGCTTCATGCGCGGCCACCTCTTCGATCGCCTTCGCGCCCCAGAGCACGCGGGTGCGCAGGTCCTCGCCGGCCAGCCGGCCGGCCAGCTCGCGCCCGGCGGCTTCGTCGGCCATGACCGCGAATGCGGGGCGGAAGCGGCCGATCTGCTCCAGCATCAGGTCCACCCGGGTGGATGCCGTCAGCGCGAACACCTCGAAACGGTCCGGATGGCGCGCGATCACGTCCAGTGTGTTGGCGCCCACCGAGCCGGTGGAGCCGAGAACGGCGACCTGCTGCTTCATCGTCCGGCCAGGGTTGCGAGCATCATGGCCAGCGGCACGGTGGGCAGGAGCGCGTCCACGCGGTCGAGCACGCCGCCGTGCCCCGGCAGCAGGTTGCTGGAGTCCTTCACGCCCACGCTGCGCTTGACGACCGACTTGGAGAGGTCGCCCACCACGCTCATCGCGGCGAGGAACAGCGCCGCGACGACCAGCAGCCACCAGCCGTGCGCGGCCAGGCGCGAGTAGAGGCTGAGGTCGGAGCCGCCGAATTCACGGTCGGCCCAGGTCCACGCGAACGCCAGCAGCACCACGCCGGCCATGCCGCCCCACACGCCCTCCCAGCTCTTGCCCGGGCTGATCGTCGGCGCCAGGCGCTGGCGGGTGAACTTCAGACCGAAGCTGCGGCCGGCGAAATAGGCGAAGATGTCCGCGACCCACACCAGCACCAGCACGGACAGCAGGAAGTTGATGCCGATGCTGCGGGCCTGCGCCACCGCCAGCCACGCCACCCAGAGGGCGAGCACGCCGCCGGCGATGCGCACCGGCCTCGCGATGTGGGGCCAGCCGGCCACACCGGCGCGCAGCAGCGCGGCACCGCCCAGCACCCAGCAGGCTGCCGCCGCATACCAGAGCAGGGGGAGCGGTGTGTGGGTCCAGCCTAGCTGCCAGGAGAGCCCGCACAAGGCCAGGCAGACCGCGCCAAGCACCACGGCACCGGTCGAATCCATTCCATTCAGCCGGCCCCATTCCCAGGCCGCCGCCGCGATCAGGACCAGCGCCACCGCCGCGAACGGCACCGGCGAGGGCCAGAACAGGGCCGGAAGCAGGATGGCCAGCAGGACGATGGCCGTGATCACGCGCTGCTTGAGCATTCAGCCTCCAGCCAGGACCCTAGCGCGCACTCAGGCCGCCTTCTGCGCGGGTGCCGCGACCTGCTCCGAGGTCTTGCCAAAGCGGCGCTCACGGCGCGCATATTCGGCCAGGGCCGCATCGATCTCGGCCTCGTCGAATTCAGGCCACAACTTGTCGGAGAAGTGCAGTTCCGAATAGGCGGCCTGCCAGAGCAGGAAATTGGAAAGGCGCTTCTCGCCGCCCGTGCGGATCACCAGATCGGGGTCGGGAACATGCGCCAGCGCCATGGCCGCGACCAGGTTCTGCTCGGTGACCAGCTCTCCCCGCGCCGTCACGCGGGCAGCAGCCTGGGCGATGTCCCAGCGCCCGCCGTAGTTGAAGCAGATGTTGAAGACCAGGTGCGTGTTGGATGCGGTGGCGGCCTCTGCCTGCGCCAGGCCGTGGCGCACCTTGTCGGTCAGCGCGGCGCGGTCCCCGATGAAATGGATGCGCACGCCCTCGGCCTTGAGCTGGGGCACCTCGCGCGAAAGCGCCGCCGCCAGCAGTTCCATCAGGCCGGAGACCTCCTCGGCCGGACGGTTCCAGTTCTCGGAAGAGAAAGCGAACACGGTCAGCACCTTCACGCCGCGCTCGCCGCAGTGGCGCACGCAGGCGCGCAGCGCGTCCATGCCCTTCTTGTGGCCCGCCACGCGCGGCAGGAAGCGGCGGGTCGCCCAGCGCCCATTGCCGTCCATGACGATCGCGACGTGGTGCGGGATACGCGGGTGAGTCATGCCCTGGGCGGTCAAACCGCCATGATCTCCTGCTCTTTGCCCGCGACCATCTTGTCGATCTCGGCGATGTGCTTGTCCGTGAGCTTCTGGATGTCGGCTTCGGAGCGCTTCTGGTCGTCTTCGGACGCTTCCTTGTCCTTCACCAGCTTCTTGACGTGCTCGTTGGCGTCGCGCCGCAGGTTGCGCACCGCGATCTTGGCGGCTTCGCCTTCGTGCCGCACGAGCTTGGTCATCTCCTTGCGCCGCTCCTCGCTCATCGGCGGCATCGGCACGCGGATGAGGTCGCCCATGGAGGCCGGGTTCAGGCCCAGGTCGCTGTCGCGGATGGCCTTCTCGATCTTGGCGCCCATGCCCTTTTCCCAGGGCTGCACGCTGATCGTGCGCGCGTCCAGCAGCGCCACGTTGGCCACCTGGCTGATGGGCAGCATCGAGCCGTAGTAGTCGACGTGCACGGTGTCGAGCAGGCCGGGGTTGGCGCGCCCGGTGCGGATCTTGGTCAGGTTGTTCTTGAAAGCGGCGATGGACTGGTCCATCTTGCTTTCCATGTTCTTCTTGATTTCAGGAATGCTGTTCATGCGGCTCTCCTCGGTTCGTCAGGCATAAACGAGCGTGCCTTCGTCCTCGCCCATCACCACCCGGCGCAGGGCGCCGTGCTTGAAGATGGAGAAGACCTTGATCGGCAGCTTCTGGTCGCGGCACAGGGCGAAGGCGGTGGCGTCCATGATGCCCAGATTCTGCGCCATTGCGTCGTCGAACGAGATCTTGGTGTAGCGCGTGGCCGACGGATCCTTCTTGGGGTCGGCGCTGTAGACGCCGTCGACCTTGGTCGCCTTGAGCACGAGCTCGGCGCCGATCTCGGCGCCGCGCAGCGCGGCGGCGGTGTCGGTGGTGAAGAAGGGGTTGCCGGTGCCGGCCGCGAACACCACGACCTTGCCTTCCTCGAGGTATTGCAGCGCCTTGGGGCGCACATAGGGCTCGACCACCTGCTCGATGGCGATGGCCGACATCACGCGCGCCACCAGGCCCTGCTTGTTCATGGCATCGGCCAGCGCCAGCGAGTTCATCACCGTGGCCAGCATGCCCATGTAGTCGGCGGTCGCCCGGTCCATGCCGACCGAGCCGCCGGCCACGCCGCGGAAGATGTTGCCGCCACCGATCACGATGGCCACTTCCACGCCCAGGTTCACGACCTCGGCCACCTCTTCCACCATGCGGACGATGGTCGAGCGGTTGATGCCGAAGGCGTCATCCCCCATCAATGCCTCGCCGGACAGCTTCAACAAGATTCGCTTGTGGGCCGGCTTGGCGTCGGTCATGGATGGGTTCCTTCTGGTGTGGATGGCTGAATTGCGGGGCGGCTTTTGGCCGCGGAGCGACAAAAGGGGCTGGGCGCCATTTTGTCATCAGATGCGCCGCGCGGTTACGCGGCGCAT
Above is a window of Ramlibacter tataouinensis DNA encoding:
- the rseP gene encoding RIP metalloprotease RseP, giving the protein MLTTILAFIVALGLLIAVHEYGHYRVAVACGVKVLRFSVGFGKTLYRYKPRKQRPGQDTEFVIGAFPLGGYVRMLDEREGDVPPEERHLAFNTQPLKSRAAIVAAGPLANLLLAVLLYAGVNWWGVQEPMAVLASPVPGSIAEQAGLRGGERVGAAGFDGDAMQPVRSFEDLRWLITRGALDGRDVRLQLEGGSRQPVLALSRLPVREADAQLFRRIGLIGPWTPPLIGELVDKGAAQRAGLRKGDLVLAVGGVDVADGMQLRERIRASVKNGQGARETWRVRREGQVLDLEVQPDAVPEGQAVVGRIGAYVGAPPETTVVRYGPVEGLWKGVVRTWEVSVMTLRMMGRMVIGQASIKNLSGPLTIADYAGKSASMGLTQYVVFLALISVSLGVLNLLPLPVLDGGHLMYYMYEAVTGRSISDAWMERLQRGGVAVLLLMMSIALFNDVSRLFG
- a CDS encoding 1-deoxy-D-xylulose-5-phosphate reductoisomerase, whose amino-acid sequence is MKQQVAVLGSTGSVGANTLDVIARHPDRFEVFALTASTRVDLMLEQIGRFRPAFAVMADEAAGRELAGRLAGEDLRTRVLWGAKAIEEVAAHEAVHSVMAAIVGAAGLASCIAAARAGKRLLLANKEALVVGGELFLAAVREGGAKLLPIDSEHSAIFQSLPEDPATWDARVDKIILTASGGPFRTREPASLRHVTPEEACAHPNWVMGRKISVDSATMMNKALEVIEARYLFGLPPERLEVVIHPQSVIHSMVQFRDTSVVAQLGTPDMRVPIAYGLSWPERVASGAAALDFHTLADMSFESLDSRGHPERFPGLALAWEALRAPPGTTAVLNAANEVAVAAFLDRRIRFDQIHRVNLATLSAVHPSKPESLEDLLGLDALSREAAHAAIGRLGE
- a CDS encoding phosphatidate cytidylyltransferase, translated to MLKQRVITAIVLLAILLPALFWPSPVPFAAVALVLIAAAAWEWGRLNGMDSTGAVVLGAVCLALCGLSWQLGWTHTPLPLLWYAAAACWVLGGAALLRAGVAGWPHIARPVRIAGGVLALWVAWLAVAQARSIGINFLLSVLVLVWVADIFAYFAGRSFGLKFTRQRLAPTISPGKSWEGVWGGMAGVVLLAFAWTWADREFGGSDLSLYSRLAAHGWWLLVVAALFLAAMSVVGDLSKSVVKRSVGVKDSSNLLPGHGGVLDRVDALLPTVPLAMMLATLAGR
- the uppS gene encoding polyprenyl diphosphate synthase, with product MTHPRIPHHVAIVMDGNGRWATRRFLPRVAGHKKGMDALRACVRHCGERGVKVLTVFAFSSENWNRPAEEVSGLMELLAAALSREVPQLKAEGVRIHFIGDRAALTDKVRHGLAQAEAATASNTHLVFNICFNYGGRWDIAQAAARVTARGELVTEQNLVAAMALAHVPDPDLVIRTGGEKRLSNFLLWQAAYSELHFSDKLWPEFDEAEIDAALAEYARRERRFGKTSEQVAAPAQKAA
- the frr gene encoding ribosome recycling factor translates to MNSIPEIKKNMESKMDQSIAAFKNNLTKIRTGRANPGLLDTVHVDYYGSMLPISQVANVALLDARTISVQPWEKGMGAKIEKAIRDSDLGLNPASMGDLIRVPMPPMSEERRKEMTKLVRHEGEAAKIAVRNLRRDANEHVKKLVKDKEASEDDQKRSEADIQKLTDKHIAEIDKMVAGKEQEIMAV
- the pyrH gene encoding UMP kinase — protein: MTDAKPAHKRILLKLSGEALMGDDAFGINRSTIVRMVEEVAEVVNLGVEVAIVIGGGNIFRGVAGGSVGMDRATADYMGMLATVMNSLALADAMNKQGLVARVMSAIAIEQVVEPYVRPKALQYLEEGKVVVFAAGTGNPFFTTDTAAALRGAEIGAELVLKATKVDGVYSADPKKDPSATRYTKISFDDAMAQNLGIMDATAFALCRDQKLPIKVFSIFKHGALRRVVMGEDEGTLVYA